The following are from one region of the Rhizobium sullae genome:
- the acpS gene encoding holo-ACP synthase, translating to MIIGIGSDLIDIRRVEKSLERFGERFTHRCFTEIERARSDRRANRAESYAKRFAAKEACSKALGTGMAQGVFWKDLGVVNLPSGKPTMQLTGGAAVVLQSMLPTGHKAMVHLTITDDYPLAQAFVIIEALPESA from the coding sequence ATGATCATCGGCATTGGCAGCGATCTCATCGACATCCGCCGCGTCGAAAAGTCGCTCGAGCGCTTCGGCGAGCGCTTCACCCATCGTTGCTTCACGGAGATCGAGCGGGCGCGTTCCGACCGCCGCGCCAACCGCGCCGAATCCTATGCGAAGCGTTTCGCCGCCAAGGAAGCCTGCTCGAAGGCGCTCGGAACGGGCATGGCGCAGGGCGTTTTCTGGAAGGATCTAGGCGTCGTCAATCTGCCGAGCGGCAAGCCGACGATGCAGCTGACGGGCGGTGCCGCCGTCGTGCTTCAGTCCATGCTGCCCACCGGGCACAAGGCAATGGTCCATTTGACGATCACCGATGATTACCCGCTTGCTCAGGCATTCGTGATCATTGAAGCCCTGCCGGAAAGCGCATGA
- a CDS encoding DUF2062 domain-containing protein: protein MLFRRRKSAGFYERMRALFWPRKGFLRPLRYLKMRILRLTAPPHAVAMGVAAGVFVSWTPFIGVHFIMAFVLAYVLSGNMVAAALGTAAFGNPLTYPFIWAATWEIGHRLLMRENAMTGQSVDLTELFHKLRFTELWKPVLEPMLVGAIPPAVIISVVLYVLTFYTVKGFQVRRRERLMERARRRLAHPAQDIPTV from the coding sequence ATGCTGTTTCGCCGCAGAAAATCTGCAGGATTTTACGAAAGGATGCGGGCACTCTTCTGGCCCCGCAAAGGCTTTCTGCGTCCGCTGCGCTATTTGAAGATGCGCATTCTTCGCCTGACGGCTCCGCCACACGCCGTGGCAATGGGCGTTGCTGCCGGCGTCTTCGTATCCTGGACGCCGTTCATCGGCGTGCATTTCATCATGGCCTTCGTGCTCGCCTATGTCCTTTCCGGAAACATGGTGGCGGCGGCACTCGGTACGGCAGCCTTCGGCAACCCCCTCACTTATCCCTTCATCTGGGCGGCGACTTGGGAAATAGGTCATCGGCTTCTCATGCGCGAAAATGCGATGACCGGGCAGTCCGTCGATCTGACGGAGCTTTTTCATAAGCTCCGTTTCACCGAGCTCTGGAAGCCGGTGCTGGAGCCCATGCTCGTCGGCGCCATTCCTCCGGCCGTCATCATCTCCGTTGTGCTTTATGTCCTGACGTTTTACACCGTGAAGGGCTTTCAGGTCCGCCGCCGCGAGAGGCTGATGGAGCGGGCGCGCCGTCGCCTTGCCCATCCCGCGCAGGATATTCCGACCGTATGA
- the era gene encoding GTPase Era, producing MTEENDMAHEVAPETNGETHSGFVALIGPTNAGKSTLVNRLVGAKVSIVSHKVQTTRAIVRGIAIHNNAQIVFMDTPGIFKPRRRLDRAMVTSAWGGARDADLIVLLIDSERGLRGDAEAILEGLKEVRQPKILLLNKIDRVKREDLLALAAAANEKIAFDRTFMISAENGSGCDDLMDYLAETLPEGPWYYPEDQISDLPIRQLAAEITREKLFLRLHQELPYSSHVETEKWEERKDGSVRIEQVIYVERDSQKKITLGKGGETIKAISSASRKELAEILEQPVHLFLFVKVRENWGDDPERFREMGLDFPR from the coding sequence ATGACCGAAGAAAACGACATGGCGCATGAAGTCGCCCCTGAAACCAATGGCGAAACGCATTCCGGCTTCGTCGCCCTGATCGGCCCCACCAATGCCGGAAAATCGACGCTGGTGAACCGCCTTGTCGGCGCAAAGGTGTCGATCGTCAGCCATAAGGTGCAAACGACGCGCGCCATCGTCCGCGGCATTGCGATCCACAACAATGCGCAGATCGTCTTTATGGATACGCCCGGCATCTTCAAGCCGCGCCGCAGGCTGGACCGCGCCATGGTGACGTCGGCCTGGGGCGGCGCCAGGGATGCTGATCTCATCGTGCTGCTGATCGACAGCGAGCGCGGCCTGCGCGGCGACGCGGAAGCGATCTTGGAAGGGCTGAAGGAGGTGCGGCAGCCGAAGATACTCCTGCTCAACAAGATCGACCGCGTCAAGCGCGAGGACCTTCTGGCGCTGGCCGCCGCCGCAAACGAAAAGATCGCCTTCGACCGAACCTTCATGATCTCGGCGGAGAATGGCTCTGGCTGTGACGACCTCATGGATTACCTGGCAGAGACCTTGCCGGAGGGGCCGTGGTACTATCCGGAAGACCAGATTTCCGATCTGCCGATACGCCAGCTCGCGGCCGAAATCACCCGCGAAAAGCTCTTCCTGCGTCTGCACCAGGAGCTTCCTTATTCCTCCCACGTCGAAACGGAAAAGTGGGAAGAGCGCAAGGACGGCTCAGTGCGCATCGAACAGGTGATCTATGTCGAGCGCGACAGCCAGAAGAAGATCACGCTCGGCAAGGGCGGCGAGACGATCAAGGCGATCTCCTCGGCGTCCCGCAAGGAACTCGCCGAAATCCTCGAGCAGCCGGTCCACCTCTTTCTCTTCGTCAAGGTTCGCGAGAACTGGGGCGACGACCCGGAGCGATTCCGGGAAATGGGGCTCGACTTTCCGCGTTGA
- a CDS encoding RelA/SpoT family protein — MMRQYELVERVQKYKPDANEALLNKAYVYAMQKHGQQKRASGDPYISHPLEVAAILTDMHLDESTIAVALLHDTIEDTTATRAEIDELFGEDIGRLVEGLTKIKKLDLVTKKAKQAENLRKLLLAISDDVRVLLVKLADRLHNMRTLDHMTADKRARISEETMEIYAPLAGRMGMQDMRDELEELSFRHINPEAYETVTKRLQELSQRNEGLVKKIETELHDLLVANGLTTAKVKGRQKKPYSVFRKMQSKSLSFEQLSDVYGFRILVEDVPACYRALGIVHMRWRVVPGRFKDYISTPKQNDYRSLHTTIVGPSSQRIELQIRTKRMHEIAEYGIAAHALYKDGATNTEGDLLSRESNAYSWLRHTIEALAEGDSPEEFLEHTKLELFQDQVFCFTPKGKLIALPRGATPIDFAYAVHTNIGDTTVGAKINGRIMPLVTRLANGDEVEIIRSGVQVPPAAWEEIVVTGKARAAIRRATRLAIRKQYAGLGHRILERTFERAGKIFSRDAMKPALHRLGQKDVEDAIAAVGRGEMSSLDVLRAVYPDHQDERVTVKPSGDDGWFNVRSASGMIFKVPDKAKTEAETDADMGPIRGISGNIAVQFAPAGAVPGDRIVGIMEKAKGITIYPIQSSALQRFDDQPDRWIDVRWDLDEANKSRFMARVLINALNEPGTLAKVAQSVAGLDVNIRSLNTVRVAADFTEMAVDVEVWDLRQLNQLLAQLKDLDCIATVRRLYD; from the coding sequence ATGATGCGGCAGTACGAGCTCGTGGAGCGGGTGCAGAAATACAAGCCCGACGCCAATGAAGCTCTGCTGAACAAAGCCTATGTCTATGCCATGCAGAAGCATGGACAGCAGAAGCGTGCCAGTGGCGATCCCTATATCTCGCATCCGCTCGAAGTCGCCGCGATCCTGACGGACATGCATCTCGACGAGTCGACCATCGCCGTCGCCCTGCTGCATGACACGATCGAGGATACGACGGCGACGCGTGCCGAAATCGATGAGCTCTTCGGCGAGGATATCGGCCGGCTGGTCGAGGGCCTGACGAAGATCAAGAAGCTCGATCTTGTCACCAAGAAAGCCAAGCAAGCGGAGAACCTGCGTAAGCTGCTACTCGCGATCTCCGACGATGTGCGCGTGCTGCTCGTCAAGCTGGCCGACCGCCTGCACAATATGCGCACTCTCGACCATATGACGGCGGACAAGCGCGCCCGCATCTCCGAGGAGACGATGGAGATCTATGCGCCGCTCGCGGGCCGCATGGGTATGCAGGACATGCGCGATGAGCTGGAGGAACTCTCCTTCCGCCACATCAATCCGGAGGCCTACGAAACCGTCACCAAGCGTCTGCAGGAACTCTCGCAGCGCAATGAGGGCCTGGTCAAGAAGATCGAAACGGAATTGCATGACCTGCTGGTGGCCAACGGCCTGACGACTGCCAAGGTCAAAGGGCGCCAGAAGAAGCCTTATTCGGTTTTCCGCAAGATGCAGTCGAAGTCGCTCTCCTTTGAGCAGCTTTCGGATGTCTACGGTTTCCGTATCCTCGTCGAAGACGTTCCAGCCTGTTATCGCGCGCTCGGCATCGTCCATATGCGGTGGCGCGTCGTGCCTGGCCGCTTCAAGGATTACATCTCGACGCCGAAGCAGAACGACTACCGCTCGCTGCACACGACGATCGTCGGACCGTCCAGCCAGCGCATCGAGCTGCAGATCCGCACCAAGCGCATGCATGAGATCGCCGAATACGGCATCGCTGCGCATGCGCTTTACAAGGACGGTGCGACCAATACCGAGGGCGACCTTCTCTCGCGCGAATCCAATGCCTATTCATGGCTCCGCCACACGATCGAGGCGCTTGCCGAAGGCGACAGCCCCGAAGAATTCCTCGAACACACCAAGCTTGAGCTGTTTCAGGACCAGGTCTTCTGCTTCACGCCGAAGGGAAAGCTGATCGCCCTGCCGCGCGGCGCAACGCCGATCGACTTCGCCTATGCCGTCCATACCAATATCGGTGACACCACCGTCGGCGCCAAGATCAACGGCCGCATCATGCCGCTGGTGACGCGGCTTGCAAACGGCGACGAGGTCGAGATCATCCGCTCCGGTGTGCAGGTGCCGCCAGCCGCCTGGGAAGAGATCGTCGTGACCGGCAAGGCGCGCGCGGCCATCCGCCGCGCCACGCGCCTGGCGATCCGCAAGCAATATGCCGGTCTCGGCCATCGCATTCTGGAGCGCACTTTTGAGCGGGCGGGAAAGATATTTTCCCGGGACGCGATGAAGCCGGCGCTGCACCGCCTCGGCCAGAAGGATGTCGAAGACGCGATCGCCGCCGTCGGCCGGGGTGAGATGTCGTCGCTCGATGTGCTGCGCGCCGTCTATCCCGACCATCAGGATGAGCGCGTTACCGTCAAGCCGAGTGGCGATGACGGTTGGTTCAATGTCCGCAGTGCCTCCGGCATGATCTTCAAGGTGCCGGACAAGGCCAAGACGGAGGCGGAGACTGATGCCGATATGGGCCCGATCCGCGGCATTTCCGGCAATATCGCCGTGCAGTTCGCGCCGGCGGGCGCCGTGCCCGGCGATCGCATCGTCGGCATCATGGAGAAGGCGAAGGGTATCACCATCTACCCGATCCAGTCGTCCGCACTGCAGCGTTTCGATGATCAGCCCGATCGCTGGATCGATGTGCGCTGGGATCTTGACGAGGCCAACAAGTCGCGCTTCATGGCGCGCGTGCTCATCAACGCTTTGAACGAGCCGGGCACGCTGGCCAAGGTGGCGCAGTCCGTTGCCGGCCTTGACGTGAATATCCGTTCCCTGAACACGGTGCGCGTCGCCGCGGACTTCACTGAAATGGCGGTCGATGTCGAAGTCTGGGATCTCCGCCAGCTCAACCAGCTGCTGGCCCAGCTGAAGGATCTGGATTGCATTGCGACGGTAAGGCGCCTCTACGACTGA
- the lepB gene encoding signal peptidase I, with the protein MSEKAETKPNALWENIKVIIQALLLAMVIRTVFFQPFTIPSGSMMPTLLVGDYIFVNKFAYGYSKYSLPFSPNLFSGRIFGSEPNRGDIVVFRFPPNPDIDYIKRVVGLPGDHIQVTDGVLHINGKPVPKVTDGAFTSDYKLDPGEDVPVFRETLDNGKTYDTLDQSPVSRGDNTQDFVVPEGHYFMMGDNRDNSLDSRFDVGFVPAENLVGRASVIFFSLGNDTSFREIWKWPANMRWDRLFKVVE; encoded by the coding sequence GTGTCCGAAAAAGCCGAAACCAAGCCGAACGCCCTTTGGGAAAATATTAAAGTCATTATTCAGGCATTGTTGCTGGCGATGGTGATCCGGACGGTCTTCTTCCAGCCGTTCACCATTCCCTCTGGCTCGATGATGCCGACCCTGCTCGTCGGGGATTACATCTTCGTCAACAAGTTCGCTTACGGCTATTCGAAATACTCGCTGCCTTTTTCGCCGAACCTTTTCAGCGGCCGCATCTTCGGCTCCGAGCCGAATCGCGGCGATATCGTGGTCTTCCGCTTCCCGCCGAACCCGGACATCGATTACATCAAGCGCGTCGTCGGCCTGCCGGGCGATCACATCCAGGTGACGGATGGCGTGCTTCATATCAACGGCAAGCCGGTTCCGAAGGTGACGGACGGCGCCTTTACTTCGGATTACAAGCTCGATCCGGGCGAAGACGTGCCGGTATTCCGCGAAACGCTCGACAACGGCAAGACTTACGACACGCTCGACCAGTCGCCCGTTTCGCGTGGCGACAACACGCAGGACTTCGTCGTGCCGGAAGGCCATTACTTCATGATGGGCGACAACCGCGACAATTCCCTCGACAGCCGTTTCGACGTCGGCTTCGTTCCTGCGGAAAACCTTGTCGGCCGCGCCAGCGTCATCTTCTTCTCGCTTGGCAACGACACATCGTTCCGCGAAATCTGGAAATGGCCGGCCAACATGCGGTGGGACCGCCTCTTCAAGGTTGTTGAATGA
- a CDS encoding DUF3563 family protein translates to MFTPIKKIARALRAPSVQEREMAYLNGSYDRIDLEYRQRQVDRGLFRSR, encoded by the coding sequence ATGTTTACTCCGATCAAGAAAATCGCCCGCGCTCTTCGCGCTCCGAGCGTACAGGAACGTGAAATGGCATACCTCAACGGTTCGTATGACCGTATCGATCTTGAATACCGTCAGCGTCAGGTCGACCGGGGCCTGTTCCGTAGCCGTTGA
- the rnc gene encoding ribonuclease III has translation MSKVQTLSAADRMRLAALIGHEFAEKERLDRALTHASARAQKGGNYERLEFLGDRVLGLCIAELLFRTFGTAGEGELSVRLNQLVSADTCAEVADELGLHLFIRTGADVKKLTGKRMMNVRADVVESLIAALYLDGGLEVARSFILKYWEKRAARADGAKRDAKTELQEWSHAKFGVTPQYRVEERTGPDHDPRFTVTVEVAGVKPETGVERSKRAAEQVAATKMLEREGIWQKSSAGN, from the coding sequence ATGAGCAAAGTGCAGACGCTTTCGGCGGCGGACCGGATGAGGCTTGCGGCCTTGATCGGCCACGAGTTCGCCGAGAAGGAGCGCCTGGACCGGGCTTTGACGCATGCGAGCGCCCGCGCTCAGAAGGGCGGCAATTACGAACGCCTGGAATTCCTGGGCGACCGTGTGCTCGGCCTTTGCATCGCCGAACTGCTTTTCCGCACCTTCGGGACGGCCGGGGAAGGCGAACTGTCGGTGCGCCTGAACCAGCTCGTCAGCGCCGACACATGCGCGGAAGTGGCCGACGAGCTTGGCCTGCATCTCTTCATCCGCACAGGCGCCGACGTAAAGAAACTTACCGGCAAGCGCATGATGAACGTGCGCGCCGATGTAGTCGAAAGCTTGATCGCCGCGCTCTATCTCGACGGCGGCCTCGAAGTCGCCCGCAGCTTCATCCTGAAATACTGGGAGAAGCGGGCGGCCCGCGCCGATGGCGCAAAACGGGACGCCAAGACCGAGCTGCAGGAATGGTCTCACGCGAAATTCGGCGTCACGCCGCAATATCGGGTTGAAGAACGCACCGGGCCGGATCATGATCCGCGTTTTACGGTGACGGTGGAAGTCGCCGGCGTGAAGCCGGAAACGGGCGTCGAGCGCTCGAAGCGTGCGGCCGAACAGGTCGCCGCGACGAAGATGCTGGAACGCGAAGGCATTTGGCAGAAATCCTCTGCCGGAAATTGA
- the recO gene encoding DNA repair protein RecO, with product MQWQDHAIILGVKRHGETSVIAEVMTRARGRHLGLVRSGRSRAMQPVLQPGNEVDVIWRARLDEHLGEFRVEPLRLRAARLMETATAVYGVQAMGALLRLLPERDPHPHLYDALEVILDNLYNPADAGELFVRFELAVLNDLGFGLDLAECAATGARTDLAYVSPKSGRAVSRAAGAPWADKMFVLPAFLRADGNDAADVDSLSAAFRLTGFFLHRHVYEPRGIEPAVAREGFIQAALKALNPSLTAAVPAAPDELSV from the coding sequence ATGCAGTGGCAGGATCATGCAATCATTCTTGGCGTCAAACGCCACGGTGAGACCAGCGTCATCGCCGAGGTGATGACGCGTGCTCGCGGCCGGCATCTCGGCCTCGTGCGTTCCGGCCGCTCACGGGCGATGCAGCCGGTGCTTCAGCCCGGCAACGAGGTGGATGTCATCTGGCGCGCGCGCCTCGACGAGCACCTCGGCGAGTTCCGCGTCGAACCGCTGCGGTTGCGCGCCGCGCGTCTGATGGAGACGGCCACCGCTGTCTACGGCGTGCAGGCGATGGGAGCGCTTTTGCGGCTTCTGCCAGAGCGCGACCCGCATCCGCATCTTTACGATGCGCTCGAAGTCATCCTCGACAATCTCTACAATCCAGCGGATGCCGGCGAGCTCTTCGTCCGCTTCGAGCTTGCCGTGCTCAACGATCTCGGCTTCGGCCTTGATCTTGCCGAATGCGCCGCAACCGGTGCGCGGACCGATCTTGCCTACGTCTCGCCGAAATCCGGCCGGGCGGTCAGCCGGGCAGCCGGTGCCCCCTGGGCCGACAAGATGTTCGTGCTTCCGGCCTTTCTGCGCGCCGACGGCAATGATGCCGCAGACGTCGACAGTCTGAGCGCGGCCTTTCGGCTGACGGGCTTTTTCCTGCATCGCCATGTCTACGAGCCGCGCGGCATCGAACCGGCTGTAGCCCGCGAGGGGTTCATTCAGG